Proteins encoded within one genomic window of Natator depressus isolate rNatDep1 chromosome 1, rNatDep2.hap1, whole genome shotgun sequence:
- the LOC141987922 gene encoding uncharacterized protein LOC141987922, producing the protein MESQNRKRAPAWTEREVRDLIAVWGEESVLSELRSSFRNAKTFVKISQAMKDRGHNRDPKQCRVKLKELRQAYQKTREANGRSGSEPQTCRFYDELHAILGGSATTTPAVLFDSFNGDGGNTEAGFGDEEDDDDDEVVDSSQQASGETGFPDSQELFLTLDLEPVPPEPTQGCLLDPAGGEGTSAACVSRITGSSPSQMLVKIRKKKKRTRDEMFSELMLSSHTDRVQTNAWRLTMSECRKAQNDWEEKWRAEESKWRAEDRAEAQTWWQCDERRQDSMLRLLEDQTSMLQCMVELQQRQLEHRLPLQPLCNQPPSSPSSIASSPRRPRTRWGGLRPTSHSTTEDCPKNRRLAFNKF; encoded by the exons atggagtcccagaatcgcaaaagagctccagcatggactgaacgggaggtacgggatctgatcgctgtatggggagaagaatccgtgctatcagaactccgttccagttttcgaaatgccaaaacctttgtcaaaatctcccaggccatgaaggacagaggccataacagggacccgaagcagtgccgcgtgaaactgaaggagctgaggcaagcctaccagaaaaccagagaggcgaacggccgctccgggtcagagccccaaacatgccgcttctatgatgagctgcatgccattttagggggttcagccaccactaccccagccgtgttgtttgactccttcaatggagatggaggcaacacggaagcaggttttggggacgaagaagatgatgatgatgatgaggttgtagacagctcacagcaagcaagcggagaaaccggttttcccgacagccaggaactgtttctcaccctggacctggagccagtaccccccgaacccacccaaggttgcctcctggacccagcaggcggagaagggacctccg ctgcatgtgtttcaaggatcacaggatcttctccttcccagatgctagtgaagattagaaagaaaaaaaaacgcactcgtgatgaaatgttctctgagctcatgctgtcctcccacactgacagagtacagacgaatgcgtggaggctgacaatgtcagagtgcaggaaagcacaaaatgactgggaggagaagtggcgggctgaagaaagtaagtggcgggctgaagacagggctgaagctcaaacgtggtggcagtgtgatgagaggaggcaggattcaatgctgaggctgctggaggatcaaaccagtatgctccagtgtatggttgagctgcagcaaaggcagctggagcacagactgccactacagcccctgtgtaaccaaccgccctcctcaccaagttccatagcctcctcacccagacgcccaagaacgcggtgggggggcctccggccaaccagccactccaccacagaggattgcccaaaaaacagaaggctggcattcaataaattttaa